Proteins from one Paraburkholderia sp. BL10I2N1 genomic window:
- a CDS encoding phytanoyl-CoA dioxygenase family protein: MSVHSKKEQVQMLRDRGFVVVPGLVSPERCAAMRATAQQQLEEAAAPLEFEADLRYPGAPESKHAPGGHTVRRLLDAYSRDQMFREWAAAPEIRGWMELYFGEEPRLSRAHHNCMMTKHPAYGSLTGWHRDVRYWSFERDDLVSVWLALGPETVDNGALWLVPQSHSVPFTSDRFDQAKFFRADLPENQALIQTAISPELQTGDVVFFHCNTLHSAGKNITDDIKFSLVFTYHGASNVPLPGSRSASMPEVAF; encoded by the coding sequence ATGTCAGTCCATTCAAAAAAGGAACAGGTCCAGATGCTGCGGGATCGTGGCTTCGTCGTCGTGCCGGGACTCGTTTCGCCCGAACGTTGTGCCGCGATGAGGGCCACTGCGCAGCAGCAGTTGGAGGAAGCCGCCGCACCGCTCGAGTTCGAGGCGGATCTGCGTTATCCGGGCGCGCCGGAGTCGAAACATGCACCGGGCGGCCACACGGTGCGCCGTCTGCTGGATGCGTATTCCCGCGATCAGATGTTTCGCGAATGGGCGGCGGCGCCGGAAATCCGCGGCTGGATGGAACTGTATTTCGGCGAAGAGCCGCGGCTCTCGCGTGCCCATCACAACTGCATGATGACAAAGCACCCGGCGTATGGGAGCCTGACCGGCTGGCATCGCGATGTGCGTTACTGGTCGTTTGAGCGGGACGATCTGGTGTCGGTATGGCTTGCGCTGGGACCGGAAACCGTCGACAACGGGGCGCTTTGGTTAGTGCCGCAGTCGCACAGCGTGCCGTTCACCTCCGATCGTTTCGACCAGGCGAAATTTTTTCGCGCCGATCTGCCTGAAAATCAGGCACTCATCCAGACCGCGATTTCACCGGAACTGCAGACGGGCGACGTCGTGTTCTTTCACTGCAACACCCTTCATTCGGCGGGCAAAAACATAACCGACGACATCAAGTTTTCGCTCGTGTTTACGTACCACGGTGCGAGCAACGTGCCCCTGCCAGGTTCACGTTCTGCATCGATGCCTGAAGTGGCGTTCTGA
- a CDS encoding efflux transporter outer membrane subunit: MAVACLLAGCTVGPDYVRPKDTIAATFKELDGTGWKPAQPADVGSRGAWWEIYGDSELNALEARVASENQNVQAAQARFRAARASVAQFRSSFFPVVSAGANYSRTRTSQNIRFKSTAGFTLDDYLVQIDASWEPDLWGRVSRSVEGAKAGTQASAADAQAVLLSMEAELATDYFELRGIDQEHQLLDNTIAAYRDALDLTQHRRAGGIATDADVAQAETQLRTTEAQAIDLDAQRAQLEHAIAILTGQSPSTFALPVAPLVAVPVVAPAGVPSALLERRPDIASAERTMAQTNAQIGVATAAFFPSLILSVTGGLEATDYSQWLLAPARFWSLGPSIAATLLDFGGRAAVKDEAKAHYDESVANYRQTVLTAFGDVEDNLAALRVLEQEAHAQDEAVKAAERALAVISNRYRNGAITYLDVVVAQTTALSNERQAVTLARRRMAASVALIKALGGGWDASQLPTDEQLVHPDAPASTPATHG; encoded by the coding sequence ATGGCGGTTGCATGCCTGCTCGCGGGCTGCACCGTCGGTCCGGACTACGTGCGTCCGAAGGACACCATCGCTGCGACGTTCAAGGAACTCGACGGCACCGGCTGGAAGCCCGCGCAACCGGCCGACGTCGGCTCACGCGGAGCGTGGTGGGAGATCTACGGCGACAGCGAACTGAACGCGCTCGAAGCGCGCGTCGCCAGCGAGAACCAGAACGTACAGGCCGCGCAGGCACGATTTCGTGCCGCTCGCGCCAGCGTCGCGCAGTTCCGCTCGAGCTTCTTCCCGGTCGTTTCCGCAGGCGCCAATTACTCGCGGACGCGCACGTCCCAGAATATCCGCTTCAAGTCGACTGCGGGCTTCACACTCGACGACTACCTCGTGCAGATCGACGCGTCATGGGAACCTGATCTGTGGGGACGGGTATCGCGCAGCGTCGAAGGTGCGAAAGCCGGCACGCAGGCCAGTGCCGCCGATGCGCAGGCCGTGTTGCTATCGATGGAGGCGGAACTCGCAACCGACTACTTCGAACTGCGCGGCATCGATCAGGAACATCAACTGCTCGACAACACGATCGCGGCCTACCGCGATGCGCTCGATCTGACGCAGCATCGGCGCGCAGGCGGCATCGCCACCGATGCCGACGTCGCCCAGGCGGAGACCCAGCTACGCACAACCGAAGCTCAGGCGATCGATCTGGACGCGCAGCGTGCGCAGCTGGAGCATGCCATCGCGATCCTCACCGGTCAGAGTCCGTCCACATTCGCTCTGCCGGTCGCGCCGCTCGTGGCGGTGCCGGTCGTCGCACCCGCGGGCGTACCCTCGGCGCTGCTCGAACGCCGTCCGGACATTGCTTCCGCCGAACGCACGATGGCCCAGACGAACGCGCAGATAGGCGTCGCAACAGCGGCGTTCTTTCCGAGCCTGATTCTTTCGGTGACAGGCGGCCTCGAAGCCACCGACTACAGCCAGTGGCTGCTCGCACCGGCGCGGTTCTGGTCGCTGGGGCCGTCGATCGCGGCCACGCTCCTCGACTTCGGCGGACGTGCGGCGGTCAAGGACGAAGCGAAGGCGCATTACGACGAAAGCGTCGCGAACTATCGTCAGACCGTGCTGACGGCATTCGGCGACGTCGAGGACAATCTCGCCGCGCTGCGCGTGCTGGAACAGGAAGCACACGCGCAGGACGAAGCGGTGAAAGCGGCCGAGCGCGCGCTCGCCGTCATATCCAACCGCTACAGGAACGGCGCCATCACGTACCTCGACGTGGTCGTCGCACAGACGACCGCGCTCTCCAACGAACGTCAGGCGGTCACGCTCGCGCGCCGGCGGATGGCCGCGAGCGTCGCGCTGATCAAGGCACTGGGAGGCGGCTGGGACGCGTCGCAACTGCCCACCGACGAGCAGCTCGTGCACCCCGATGCGCCCGCCAGCACGCCGGCCACGCACGGCTAG
- the metK gene encoding methionine adenosyltransferase has product MANDYLFTSESVSEGHPDKVADQISDAILDAILKQDKYSRVAAETLCNTGLVVLAGEITTTANVDYIQVARETIKRIGYDNTDYGIDYRGCAVLVAYDKQSPDIAQGVDRAHDNNLDQGAGDQGLMFGYACDETPELMPLPIHLSHRLVERQANLRRDGRLPWLRPDAKSQVTVRYVDGKPHSIDTVVLSTQHSPDIELSTLREAVIEEVIKPTLPAELIKGDIKFLVNPTGRFVIGGPQGDCGLTGRKIIVDTYGGAAPHGGGAFSGKDPSKVDRSAAYAGRYVAKNIVAAGLATRCLIQVSYAIGVAQPTSVMVNTFGTGRVSDATITRLVQEHFDLRPKGIIQMLDLLRPVYEKTAAYGHFGREEPEFSWEAADKALALAEAAGTEPVAALA; this is encoded by the coding sequence GTGGCAAACGATTACCTCTTTACCTCGGAATCCGTTTCCGAAGGCCATCCCGACAAGGTCGCTGACCAGATCTCGGACGCTATCCTCGACGCCATCCTGAAGCAGGACAAATACTCGCGTGTTGCAGCTGAAACGCTGTGCAACACGGGTCTCGTCGTGCTTGCCGGTGAAATCACCACCACGGCCAACGTCGACTACATCCAGGTCGCGCGCGAAACGATCAAGCGCATCGGCTACGACAACACCGACTACGGCATTGACTACCGCGGCTGCGCGGTGCTCGTCGCGTACGACAAGCAGTCCCCGGACATCGCTCAGGGCGTGGACCGTGCACACGACAACAACCTCGATCAAGGGGCTGGCGACCAGGGTCTGATGTTCGGCTACGCGTGCGATGAAACGCCCGAACTGATGCCGCTTCCGATCCACCTGTCGCACCGTCTGGTCGAACGCCAGGCGAACCTGCGCCGCGACGGCCGTCTGCCGTGGTTGCGTCCGGACGCGAAGTCGCAGGTCACCGTGCGCTACGTCGACGGCAAACCGCATTCGATCGACACCGTGGTGCTGTCGACGCAACATTCGCCGGACATCGAACTGTCGACGCTGCGCGAAGCGGTGATCGAAGAAGTCATCAAGCCGACGCTGCCGGCTGAACTGATCAAGGGCGACATCAAGTTCCTTGTGAACCCAACCGGCCGGTTTGTGATCGGCGGCCCGCAAGGCGACTGCGGTCTGACGGGCCGCAAGATCATCGTCGATACGTACGGCGGTGCCGCACCGCACGGCGGCGGCGCGTTCTCGGGCAAGGATCCGTCGAAGGTCGACCGTTCGGCAGCTTATGCCGGCCGTTATGTCGCGAAAAACATCGTGGCCGCCGGCCTTGCAACCCGCTGCCTGATCCAGGTGTCCTACGCGATCGGCGTTGCGCAACCGACCTCGGTGATGGTCAACACGTTTGGCACCGGTCGCGTGTCGGATGCGACGATCACGCGCCTCGTGCAGGAACACTTCGATCTGCGCCCGAAGGGCATCATTCAGATGCTCGACCTGCTGCGCCCGGTCTACGAAAAGACCGCCGCCTATGGTCACTTCGGCCGTGAAGAGCCGGAATTCTCGTGGGAAGCAGCCGACAAGGCGCTCGCCCTTGCCGAAGCTGCAGGGACAGAACCGGTCGCCGCGCTCGCCTGA
- the xerC gene encoding tyrosine recombinase XerC, protein MTLADPIATYLSSLEHERRLSAHTLRGYTHELDELKKLANGRPLEMLTATDIRGAVSRAHAGGLSARSISHRLSSWRAFYRWLAGRIDLPVNPVATVRAPKQAKTLPKALSVDDAHTLMEAPSGATTEGLRDHAMLELFYSSGLRLSELVGLDVAFADADGYRSAGWLKLDATEVEVLGKGNRRRVVPVGSKALDALRAWLDVRVEFVKHDPHPLFLSVRGNRMSPNVVRDCVKRAAMKAGIPANVHPHVLRHSFATHVLQSSGDLRAVQELLGHASITATQVYTALDFQHLARVYDQAHPRAKKRD, encoded by the coding sequence GTGACCCTCGCTGACCCCATCGCCACTTACCTGTCGAGCCTCGAGCACGAACGGCGGTTGTCGGCGCACACACTACGCGGCTACACACACGAACTCGACGAACTGAAGAAGCTTGCCAACGGCCGGCCTCTCGAAATGCTCACCGCAACGGACATCCGCGGCGCGGTTTCACGTGCGCATGCGGGCGGCCTGTCGGCGCGCTCCATCAGTCACCGCCTGTCGTCGTGGCGAGCTTTTTACCGCTGGCTGGCCGGCCGGATCGATTTGCCAGTGAATCCGGTCGCAACCGTACGCGCACCGAAGCAGGCAAAAACGCTGCCGAAAGCGCTTTCGGTCGACGACGCCCACACGCTGATGGAAGCACCCTCAGGCGCGACCACTGAAGGCCTGCGCGATCATGCAATGCTGGAGTTGTTCTACTCGTCCGGTTTGCGCCTGTCGGAGCTTGTGGGACTCGACGTCGCGTTCGCCGATGCCGACGGGTACCGTTCGGCGGGATGGCTCAAGCTCGATGCCACTGAAGTGGAAGTGCTCGGCAAAGGTAACCGGCGTCGCGTCGTGCCGGTTGGCAGCAAGGCGCTCGACGCGTTACGCGCGTGGCTCGACGTACGCGTCGAGTTTGTGAAGCATGATCCGCATCCGCTGTTTCTGTCGGTACGCGGCAACCGGATGTCGCCGAACGTGGTGCGGGATTGCGTGAAGCGTGCCGCCATGAAGGCGGGCATTCCCGCGAACGTACACCCGCACGTGTTGCGTCACTCGTTCGCGACGCACGTACTGCAATCGAGTGGCGACCTGCGCGCCGTGCAGGAGTTGCTCGGCCACGCCAGCATCACGGCGACCCAGGTTTATACGGCGCTCGATTTCCAGCATCTGGCGCGCGTCTACGATCAGGCGCATCCGCGCGCAAAAAAGCGCGACTAA
- the dapF gene encoding diaminopimelate epimerase encodes MKLKFTKMHGAGNDFVVLDGYTQPVSLTAAQVRALADRHFGIGADQLLLVERPTIDGVDFRYRIFNCDGGEVEHCGNGARCFVKFVRDARLTDLSTVRVQVQNGIATLTMQDNGEVVVDMSSPVFEPARVPFATNGLEGRREGNDTLWPLYVNGATRWISAVSMGNPHAVQIVDDVESFPVLVDGPVIEKHARFPQKVNAGFMQIVGRSEIKLRVFERGAGETLACGTGACAAVAAGIRRGLLDSPVTAHTHGGALTISWDGARNEDAPLLMAGPATTVFEGEIELAEPAAI; translated from the coding sequence ATGAAACTCAAATTCACCAAAATGCACGGCGCGGGCAACGACTTTGTTGTGCTCGACGGCTACACGCAGCCCGTCTCGCTGACGGCGGCGCAAGTGCGCGCGCTCGCTGACCGGCATTTCGGCATCGGCGCCGATCAGTTGCTGCTGGTCGAACGACCGACCATCGATGGTGTCGATTTCCGCTATCGCATCTTTAATTGCGACGGCGGTGAGGTCGAACATTGCGGTAACGGTGCGCGTTGCTTCGTGAAATTCGTGCGCGATGCGCGCCTCACCGATCTGAGCACCGTGCGCGTCCAGGTGCAGAACGGCATCGCCACGCTGACGATGCAAGACAACGGTGAGGTGGTCGTCGACATGAGTAGCCCGGTGTTCGAGCCGGCGCGCGTCCCCTTCGCCACGAACGGCCTCGAAGGACGCCGTGAAGGCAACGACACACTCTGGCCGCTCTATGTGAACGGCGCGACGCGCTGGATTTCAGCCGTCTCGATGGGCAATCCGCACGCGGTGCAGATCGTCGATGACGTCGAGTCGTTTCCGGTTCTGGTCGACGGCCCGGTCATCGAGAAGCACGCGCGCTTCCCGCAGAAGGTGAACGCCGGTTTCATGCAGATCGTCGGGCGCAGCGAGATCAAGCTGCGAGTCTTCGAGCGCGGCGCAGGCGAGACGCTCGCGTGCGGTACCGGTGCGTGCGCAGCCGTCGCCGCCGGGATTCGCCGCGGACTGCTCGATTCGCCGGTCACGGCGCACACGCACGGCGGCGCACTGACGATCTCGTGGGACGGCGCACGCAACGAAGACGCACCACTTCTGATGGCCGGCCCCGCTACGACCGTCTTCGAAGGCGAGATCGAACTGGCGGAACCGGCCGCAATCTGA
- a CDS encoding MFS transporter, giving the protein MPYLERDTRAFWRASLALLFAGYATFSLLYCVQPLLPAFSATFGVSPAQSSFSLSLTTAALALAIFVAGFVSEGWSRHRLMTASLTASSVLTLAVAFAPHWHQLLVLRALEGLALGGVPAVAMAYLAEEVHPDGLGLAMGLYVGGTAIGGMAGRVITGIVADLFGWRVSIATIGVLGILSMLAFRALLPPSRHFVPRRGLGFAHHSSALAKHLATPGLPVLFLMAFVLMGSFVTLYNYIGYRLLAPPYQLSQTAIGAIFVVYLMGVVASPLSGRMADMFGRGRVLIASLVLMLTGLALTMLHPIAAIAGGIACVTFGFFAGHAVASGWVGRMATAAKGQAAALYLLAYYLGSSIVGSYGGRVWAAHGWDGVASLVALLLLCGIVAAWRLRVRERAAAE; this is encoded by the coding sequence ATTCCCTACCTCGAACGCGACACTCGCGCTTTCTGGCGCGCCAGCCTCGCGCTGCTGTTCGCCGGCTACGCAACGTTCTCACTGCTTTACTGCGTACAGCCGCTCCTGCCCGCATTCTCGGCGACGTTCGGCGTCAGCCCCGCGCAAAGCAGCTTCTCGCTCTCGCTAACCACGGCCGCGCTTGCTCTCGCGATCTTCGTGGCCGGTTTCGTGTCGGAAGGCTGGAGCCGCCATCGGCTGATGACGGCCTCGCTCACCGCATCGTCGGTGCTGACGCTGGCCGTCGCGTTCGCACCGCACTGGCATCAACTGCTGGTATTGCGCGCGCTCGAAGGGCTCGCGCTCGGCGGTGTCCCGGCCGTCGCGATGGCCTATCTCGCGGAAGAGGTCCATCCCGATGGGCTGGGGCTCGCGATGGGTCTGTACGTCGGCGGCACGGCGATCGGCGGGATGGCCGGACGCGTGATCACCGGCATCGTCGCTGATCTGTTCGGCTGGCGCGTGTCGATTGCGACGATCGGCGTGCTCGGCATTCTTTCGATGCTCGCGTTTCGCGCGCTGCTGCCGCCGTCGCGCCATTTCGTGCCGCGCCGCGGGCTTGGGTTCGCGCATCATAGCTCCGCGCTGGCGAAGCATCTGGCTACTCCCGGCCTGCCCGTCCTGTTCCTGATGGCGTTCGTGCTGATGGGCAGCTTTGTCACGCTGTACAACTACATTGGCTACCGGCTCCTCGCGCCACCCTACCAGCTCAGCCAGACGGCGATCGGCGCGATTTTCGTCGTGTACCTGATGGGCGTGGTCGCATCACCGCTGTCGGGACGCATGGCCGATATGTTCGGTCGCGGACGCGTGCTGATCGCGAGCCTCGTTCTCATGCTGACTGGACTCGCGCTGACGATGCTGCATCCGATCGCGGCCATCGCCGGTGGTATTGCGTGCGTGACCTTCGGCTTTTTTGCGGGGCATGCGGTGGCAAGCGGCTGGGTCGGCCGGATGGCCACGGCGGCCAAGGGCCAGGCCGCGGCGCTATATCTGCTTGCGTACTACCTCGGGTCGAGCATCGTCGGGTCGTATGGCGGGCGTGTCTGGGCAGCGCACGGCTGGGACGGCGTCGCCTCGCTGGTCGCACTGCTCCTCCTGTGCGGAATCGTGGCGGCCTGGCGGCTGCGTGTCCGGGAACGCGCCGCGGCGGAGTGA
- a CDS encoding fatty acid desaturase: MESRGAAKAEPEGPVAVPVRRTARRAAINSRTNLMLIVAVSLAAAMELAGLPFLLRLWGAPALWLIVPVVVLTPTHWGLIHEAIHGQLFADRRLNENVARTLAIMLSLPFEAVRFGHLMHHRFTREPYDRPDVHEGDGSRWRTRITYYFRLLGGFYVGELLLPLLAFLPVKTARALVARTVGAEGPVGADVGRLVTGFATDPARRQRTRRDWLLTVALYACAFYLYGVWWPALAATMYLRGVWLSLADNLPHYDVALDEPGRARNFRVARVWQGILMNHHLHRTHHQHPTLPWTALPALARETASPADAAREDAYFRSVLRQFSGTVTVKNTR, encoded by the coding sequence ATGGAATCACGTGGCGCCGCCAAAGCGGAACCGGAAGGACCTGTCGCGGTGCCTGTGCGCCGCACGGCAAGGCGAGCCGCGATCAACTCGCGTACGAATCTCATGCTGATCGTCGCTGTCTCGCTGGCGGCGGCAATGGAACTGGCGGGGCTGCCGTTTCTGCTGCGCCTGTGGGGCGCGCCGGCGCTATGGCTGATCGTGCCCGTCGTCGTGTTGACGCCTACGCACTGGGGCCTGATTCACGAAGCGATTCACGGACAGCTTTTCGCGGATCGCCGTCTCAACGAGAACGTCGCACGCACGCTGGCGATCATGCTGTCATTGCCGTTCGAGGCAGTGCGCTTTGGCCATCTGATGCACCATCGCTTCACTCGTGAACCGTACGACCGCCCCGACGTTCACGAGGGCGACGGGTCGCGCTGGCGCACGCGGATTACGTACTACTTCCGTCTGCTCGGCGGTTTCTACGTCGGTGAACTCCTGCTACCGCTGTTAGCTTTCCTGCCCGTGAAAACCGCTCGTGCGCTGGTCGCCCGGACGGTCGGCGCGGAAGGGCCGGTGGGTGCCGATGTAGGGCGGCTCGTTACCGGCTTTGCGACCGATCCCGCACGCCGGCAGCGCACGCGGCGCGACTGGTTGCTGACCGTCGCGCTATACGCGTGCGCGTTCTATCTGTACGGAGTCTGGTGGCCGGCGCTCGCGGCGACGATGTATTTGCGGGGCGTGTGGCTGTCGCTGGCGGATAACCTGCCGCATTACGACGTAGCGCTGGACGAACCCGGGCGAGCGCGTAACTTCCGCGTTGCGCGAGTGTGGCAAGGGATACTGATGAACCATCACCTGCATCGAACGCATCATCAGCATCCGACGCTGCCATGGACCGCCCTCCCCGCGCTTGCGCGCGAGACGGCGTCACCCGCCGACGCCGCGCGTGAAGACGCTTACTTCCGCAGCGTCCTGCGCCAGTTCAGCGGAACGGTGACGGTGAAGAATACGCGTTGA
- a CDS encoding lipid A biosynthesis lauroyl acyltransferase, producing the protein MLSHLGAKFAIGLLKLFALLPYGLVARFGDGLGWLLYQIPSRRKRIVHINLKLCFPEWSDERREDVAQEHFRHAIRSYLERSVQWFGSAKKLEKLVHVDSAIDLDDPDLPPTLFLGFHFVGIEAGSIFLNYSLHRTCGSLYQPMSNQELEAIAKAARGRFSAEMASRADSARVVLRWLRDRKPVMLGADMDYGTRNSTFVPFFGVPTCTLTAVGRLAKVGHAQVVPFIGEVLPNYKGYRLKVFKPWDNYPTGDDDLDARRMNAFLEEQIPHMPEQYYWVHKRFKTRPPGEPGFY; encoded by the coding sequence ATGTTGAGCCACCTCGGCGCGAAGTTTGCCATCGGGCTCCTGAAACTGTTCGCATTGTTGCCTTACGGCCTGGTCGCGCGGTTCGGCGACGGCCTTGGCTGGCTGCTCTATCAGATCCCGAGCCGGCGCAAACGTATTGTTCACATCAATCTGAAGCTGTGTTTCCCGGAGTGGAGCGACGAGCGCCGCGAAGACGTTGCACAGGAGCACTTCCGGCATGCGATCCGCAGCTACCTGGAACGAAGCGTTCAGTGGTTCGGCTCGGCGAAGAAGCTCGAGAAACTGGTGCATGTCGATAGTGCGATCGATCTTGACGATCCTGATCTGCCGCCGACGCTCTTTCTCGGCTTCCACTTTGTTGGCATCGAGGCCGGCTCGATCTTCCTGAACTACTCGTTGCACCGGACCTGCGGCTCGCTGTACCAGCCGATGTCGAATCAGGAACTCGAAGCGATCGCAAAGGCCGCGCGCGGACGTTTCAGCGCCGAAATGGCGAGCCGCGCCGACAGCGCCCGTGTCGTGCTGCGCTGGCTGCGAGACCGCAAGCCGGTGATGCTCGGCGCGGACATGGACTACGGCACGCGCAACTCGACGTTCGTCCCCTTCTTCGGCGTACCGACCTGCACGCTAACCGCGGTGGGCCGGCTTGCGAAAGTCGGTCACGCGCAGGTGGTGCCGTTCATCGGCGAGGTGCTGCCGAACTACAAGGGCTATCGTCTCAAAGTGTTCAAGCCGTGGGACAACTATCCGACCGGCGACGACGACCTCGACGCGCGTCGCATGAACGCCTTTCTTGAAGAGCAGATTCCGCACATGCCTGAGCAGTATTACTGGGTGCACAAACGCTTCAAGACGCGCCCGCCTGGCGAGCCCGGCTTTTATTGA
- the mgrA gene encoding L-glyceraldehyde 3-phosphate reductase: MAYEASSERYSDMQYRVCGKSGLKLPALSLGLWHNFGDTTPLSTQRDILRTAFDLGITHFDLANNYGPPYGSAETNFGRHFKDDFKPYRDELLISSKAGWDMWPGPYGQGGGSRKYVLASLDQSLQRMGLDYVDIFYSHRFDADTPLEETAGALATAVQQGKALYVGISSYSAAKTREMAKLLGEYKVPLLIHQPAYNMLNRWVEHELLDTLDELGTGSIAFTPLAQGLLTGKYLNGVPDDARVNKPGGGSLKAEHLSAQNIEHVRKLNDIAQRRGQSLAQMALAWTLRGGRVTSALIGASKPEQVRENVGALKNLEFSKEELAEIDRHATEGGINLWERPSTDQHI; encoded by the coding sequence ATGGCCTACGAAGCATCTTCTGAACGCTATTCGGACATGCAATACCGCGTTTGCGGCAAGTCGGGGCTCAAGCTGCCTGCGCTGTCGCTCGGCTTGTGGCACAACTTCGGCGACACGACGCCGCTGTCGACGCAGCGCGATATTTTGCGCACAGCCTTCGATCTCGGCATCACGCACTTCGATCTGGCGAACAACTACGGGCCGCCGTACGGCAGCGCCGAAACGAACTTTGGGCGTCACTTCAAGGACGATTTCAAACCCTACCGCGACGAACTGCTGATTTCGTCGAAGGCCGGCTGGGACATGTGGCCCGGTCCGTATGGCCAGGGCGGCGGCTCGCGCAAGTACGTGCTTGCGAGTCTCGATCAGAGCCTGCAGCGCATGGGGCTCGATTACGTCGACATCTTCTACTCGCATCGCTTCGATGCCGACACGCCGCTCGAAGAAACCGCCGGCGCACTCGCTACCGCCGTGCAGCAGGGTAAGGCGCTGTACGTCGGCATTTCGTCGTACTCGGCGGCAAAGACACGCGAGATGGCAAAACTGCTGGGTGAATACAAGGTGCCGCTCCTGATCCATCAACCGGCGTACAACATGCTGAACCGCTGGGTGGAGCATGAACTGCTCGATACGCTCGATGAACTTGGAACGGGCAGCATCGCTTTCACGCCGCTCGCTCAGGGACTTCTCACCGGCAAGTATCTGAACGGCGTGCCGGACGATGCGCGCGTCAACAAGCCGGGCGGCGGATCGCTGAAGGCGGAGCATCTGAGCGCGCAAAACATCGAGCACGTGCGCAAGCTGAACGACATTGCGCAGCGGCGCGGCCAGAGCCTGGCGCAGATGGCGCTCGCATGGACGCTGCGTGGCGGCCGCGTGACGTCGGCCCTGATCGGTGCGAGCAAACCGGAGCAGGTGCGCGAGAACGTCGGTGCGCTAAAGAATCTCGAATTCTCGAAAGAGGAACTGGCCGAGATCGATCGCCACGCGACGGAGGGCGGCATCAACCTGTGGGAAAGGCCGTCGACTGACCAGCATATCTGA
- a CDS encoding DUF3185 family protein, whose protein sequence is MTRAISFALIVGGVVLLYFGGQSFHSFSNEVSRVFTGAPTNKTIFLIAGGVVATLAGLTGLVMSGKR, encoded by the coding sequence ATGACCAGAGCGATTTCGTTCGCGTTGATCGTCGGTGGCGTCGTGCTGCTGTATTTTGGTGGCCAGTCGTTTCATTCGTTCAGTAACGAGGTCTCGCGCGTGTTCACCGGTGCGCCGACCAACAAGACCATTTTCCTGATCGCAGGCGGCGTGGTCGCGACACTGGCCGGACTCACCGGTCTGGTGATGTCCGGCAAGCGCTAG
- a CDS encoding DUF484 family protein — MNDREVAEYLLANPEFFAEHAEMLATIRLANPHGKAAVSLQERQMDMLRDKNKHLERRLAELLRYGHENDSIAAKFSRWTTRVMSERDPHALPRTISNGLREVFDVPQAALRVWDVAEAYEHADFARHVGEEVRIFANSLATPYCGANTGFEAAQWLAPAVSAVPDGASSDEEPAAGTNGSIALLALRDPEATEDAGAFGLLVMGSPDPRRFHDGMATDFLTQIGALASAALSRLLPR, encoded by the coding sequence ATGAACGATCGCGAAGTTGCAGAATATCTGCTCGCCAACCCCGAATTCTTCGCTGAACACGCGGAAATGCTCGCCACCATCCGGCTCGCCAACCCGCACGGGAAGGCGGCTGTCTCGCTGCAGGAGCGGCAGATGGACATGTTGCGCGACAAGAACAAGCATCTCGAACGGCGTCTTGCCGAACTGCTGCGCTACGGTCACGAAAACGACAGCATCGCCGCTAAATTCAGCCGCTGGACGACCCGCGTGATGTCCGAGCGCGATCCGCACGCCCTGCCGCGGACCATTTCGAACGGCCTGCGCGAAGTGTTCGACGTGCCGCAAGCGGCATTACGCGTGTGGGATGTCGCCGAGGCTTATGAGCATGCTGATTTCGCCCGTCACGTCGGTGAAGAAGTGCGGATTTTCGCCAACAGTCTCGCCACGCCGTACTGCGGCGCGAATACCGGCTTCGAGGCGGCGCAGTGGCTCGCGCCCGCCGTGAGCGCGGTACCGGACGGCGCGTCTTCGGACGAAGAACCGGCGGCTGGCACCAACGGTTCGATCGCGCTCCTCGCGCTGCGCGACCCGGAAGCAACCGAAGACGCCGGCGCGTTTGGCTTGCTCGTCATGGGCTCGCCGGATCCGCGCCGCTTTCACGACGGCATGGCCACCGATTTCCTGACGCAGATCGGCGCGCTCGCAAGCGCCGCGCTCAGCCGCCTGTTGCCGCGCTAA